The window cataagataaaactatttattatgATAGCATTTTCCTTCTAAATTCAACTTCATTTTatgataaacttttaaaatgttagaaattttattatttggagGTGGACCACAAATTcatatgattatttattagaatttaaaatgttggtattgttaattgaaaatgtaCACATTATACAATTATTGCTTAGACAATTACATACACATTAAGTATAAGAGAAGAATTATAATCCATTTAAAACTGCAcaacttatttaatttaattattaagaattgtacaatttctttgttttctttttaaacaagtAACTGAAAACCGTGCTAATAGTCTAAAACACAATAATTTCTTGATTAAAGTCATAAATGTAAACTCTATTGCACACTTCAATTACACAAGAACAAACGTAATCAAAATGGATACAGTACGATAAAATTTCTTCCTCAATTAAAcaactttgaaagaaaatatatattttcatcgttcaattattgaatttctaaataaaactaaCCAATAATCTTAGAcgatttataaaatataaaaagattttagATCAGTaggattataaatattttctaacaaTTAGGTTAACTATAATAAGATGTGTAAAATAATGAGAAGGTTTGCttgtaatattaataaaaaggagtaataataattaattaatagtaattaaatataaataaagttggGGAAAAGGACAAAAAAGTCAATGGAGTAAGAGTCGTTATCTAAAACTAACGTTGAGCGCTTCGGAACTGAAAAGCCAActgagaaaatttattaaattttcaatttagaaaagaaaaaaaaaagaaactaatttattattttaacataaaagaaaactgaGGTGGAACTAGAGGCCACGTGTCAATATATGAGAGGGTGTGAACTGTGAAGAAAGTACGGTGGCTGATGTGACGCGCTACAGTGAGTGTAGGGAAAAGCGCGTGAAGACGAGAGATGCTGCAGTCGAACACGTGTCCGCCAAATAAGACGTCTTCGCTTTATTATCCATTCCTTATtaataattagtatattttatttaatgaaaaaactattttttctcataataataatctttctctattagaatttaaaaaatatttatatatgttagtaaatattttatcaattttgtaattttttatataattattttatagaaaaaccTTTTAAGTCgtggaattttaaaaaataggtgtaTTTGGTTAactgaattttcaaaacatgcATTCATTTCTAACTAATGTATGATGGGGTAAATTACTATGGCTTGTTTcgataatttaaattaaattttatcttgttttaaaatctttaaaattcaatatatataatttgttgttaTAAGACAACAAAGGGTCTATAGCTCAGTGGTAGAGCATTTGACTGCAGATCAAGAGGTCACCGGTTCGAACCCGGTTGGGCCCTTTTTtagtaataattttcttttatgtctACGTATTTTGTAATAGCTGTTATCAATAAATGATTCAATATtgcatttttctaatattcaATTAAACCTCTCCATTTACACGTAagactttatatatatacacacactctagccaattttttaataaaataaaagaaaaagaaatattcattttgcaaaagaaagaagagagaagcaCAAACACCATTACTTCCACTAAAaggaaatttttattttatttttgtcattttcttgatacatttgatgtGCTGTTCTTCTCTATTTTGTCTTATATTCACAAATCTTTTTCAGGCAATTATCACTGTCATTGAAAATGTGttccaattattttaatctttttctatCTGATttcatgaaaacaaaaaaatgaacataatTGTACGTTTATATGAACTGGTATTAGCTAAGATATTTAAGATtcgaattttcttttcctcgaTGTTctaaattgaatgaaaatttcaattattaattgtcTTGAATAATCAAACCATGCTCAAAAGATCACGATTCAATCgttcaatcatttttatataaaccTAAGTAGTATTCGAATGGTTAAATCACTATGATCTTtccttgttttgtttgttattgCTCTCCCATTAGTTGTTcaataaaagaaggaaagagtgAGTGTATTACAATATAAACGATTAATTATCAGTACTCCTTGAcacttaaaaaagatatttttaccCCACGTCAAGATAACAAACACTTCTCTCAGAtgttggaaaattttctaaagaaacCACAATCCTCTTGATCCACAGCacatattttacatatatttgtGTGTTATGTGAGTTGAGCTAATAGTTGTAGGAAAATAACTATTAACTTTAGAGTACAAAGGTTCCTTAAAGGCTAAAACATATCAATGACAAAGTAATcgttatattaaatttatgagaTAAAGATGTCAAACCatcaaattacatttattttcatgaaaaacaGAGGCGCTGCCTCAGTTATGTTGTTATCTGTGACCAGATAAAGATTTggattgaaaaaagaagaaaaaactaaaagagcCAAGTTGAACTAAGCTCTGATTTTGATCCCTCCAACCAAGTTTGATGGATATGTAACCAAACAAACTCACCGGCAGCATTTGAATCCTGAATTCCAAAAGCTCAGAATCTCAGTGAAACACAACAAGAAAATCGACAAAATCACCCTTTGCAATCTAATATTTCTTACCTTTGAACTTAGTATGACAGTTGTCCTGCAGCATAGTTGCTCCTTGCCTATAGAACGTTGACAAGTCAGACAACGGTGGCAGGTAAATGAAAAGGCATAAGAAACATATGCACACAAGTTTATAACAGACACAATCAGCGGACCATAAACTCAATGCTTTTACTATTTATGCCATGAATTCACTCAGAATATTTGATATTCTAGAAACTTTTAATAgcaaacattattattattatagttagGCGTTGTTCTGTGAGACTAATAGACGTATGTGTAAGATGAAGAAACATTAGTGCTTTCAACATTTTGAAGAAACAGAGTACATTGCAGTTAAAATCCCCTACTGCTGAGCATGTTAAGAATGATGTATTATCACATTCATGTTAAAGTCAATGGACCGATTGAATGATCTAAAGAGGTGAAAAAGATCAGATAGTGGAGAAAAAGATCAGAGAGGTTAGAAGAAAAGCAGTCGAACCAGATAATTCCCACTTGTCAAACTTCACGAGCCATGAGTCCGGACTGATCTTTGTAGGCAGTACTCGATCAACCCAAACACGGTACTGTTTTCCTTGAGAATCTCCATATTGCTTTTGTATTGAACTCAAGCTGTCTGCAAGAGATTGCTCGAGACCAGACGGATGAATGAAAACACCAGATGGATTCTGacagaaacaaaaagaggATAAAAGTAATCAGATGAGAGTTTAGATCTAGGTCGAACTATACACAATCCAAGTTGAGAAGTTAGTGGGCACAGTAGGTTATCATACAGAACGAGTTCTATATACAtatcaaacaataaaagaCAACAAGATCATACAAAATTCTACTCTCCTAGCACATGAGGATGTAAACgttgacaaaaaaaatcataatacgATTCAAAGATGTAATAAGTTTTATTCATgcaaaaaattgaatagaATTATGCGAATCAGTAATCACTGccagaaaaaaaaacgataaGTAGCTAGGATTTAATATGGTCTTAATTGctaaatatattgaattgaaTGAGCATGTACAAAGTAACTGCAACGGTTTCCGTTTCCCTCTAGAATGTATCACTTCTAAATCTAGATATGCAAACCACGGTCCTCAATGAGAAATTAGAGAGTGAAGAGATAGACATACAAAggattttttcaaatgatcCAAGCAAGATTCCTCAACTTCTGCACGCCTCCATTTCTCGTAAAATAAGTAAAACTTCACAACTTCATAGCCAATGCTTTTAGTTTCCAGTTTAGAGTCCAAGAAGTCCTTGACATCTCTAAGGGAAATATTGGGACCAAGGTTAAAATGGCCAATAGCTTGTATAATGCCAGCTGCACACCTCTCTGAAGCATGAATAATCTTGCTGTTGTTCTTTGCATTTTCAGCATGCCATTGCAACAATTCCTCTTGAGCATTGCTAACCTAcataatgcaaaataattcATAGACAAAATAAGGAAATGGGATTATCTTTGATAATAACAAATTGTAACGCTGATGAATTACCATGACACCAAATACGTCTGGAATGCTAAATAGCTCAGCATCATTTCCTGAGTCACCACAAACAAGTGTGCTATTTGGTAGTTTCCCAATGCTCTTGAATTTTTTGTGCAGGTAAGCTAGAGCTTGTCCTTTTCCAGCACCTTGTGGTAAGATATCCAGATCTATCCCTCCACTGTAGATTATTTTTACATCCAACTGATAAAAAGCACACAAAAAAAAGCTGCATGTTAAACTTCTTACCTAACCTCATGGTTGGCACACTAAATGGTAGGTGCAGTTACACGTGTCAGTCAATAGATCAAACATTGTGCATACAACGACCTTACCCCGCGTTTCTCCAGTGACTCAGAAAGGGCCTTTGTTACAGCCTGAGCCTTGTCTTTCTGAGTATAGAAGCTAACCTTATGTGGCCGTTGCTCTGATTCTGCCTACAAGAACCCAAAATATACAATCTTTTACATGACTCACACCTTAATGCAATGAATATCTGGCCAACATAGTTAATATCCTTTGTTCAACCTCAAAAGTATAAACAGTACCTGTGGAGTAAGTTCGGAAAACTTGCTTGCTTCCTCGACGACTATGTTCTTATCCCATTTCTGATTTAGAACTTCAACCCACCCCACATCTGGTTCCATTGAGAGACCATACGTTATCTCGGTTCCTACAGACATTATGGTAATGTCAGGAGTTAACATAGGTTTCTCTTTCCTCAGCTCTTTGTACAGTGTAGGGGATCTGCCGGTTGAGAAAACAAGGAGAGAATTGTGACGATAATTGGCTTCCCACAATGTATTAAACCTCAACAGAGAAAAATTCTCAGAATCATGATGATCGACCTTCAATGAAAgcatataacaaattatattgCTGTCAGAAGGAAGTGGAGTCatacaataataaacaaaatattaaagagcTAACCATGGTGTGATCAAGGTCTGAAACTATCATGAGATGTGCTGAAGCGCTAAGCCTCTCCATGATTGCAATATAAACCCAACCCTTTGTTGTGTGTCAATCTAAGATCCAACCCAAAAGGTCAATCAAGTTTTAAGAGCAGGGTTCtgattaaagaagaaaaatataccCATGTTCAACTCAGTAGATATGAGAGAGCCATCAAAGTTCTACTCAGATGAATAAACAATTTATAACTTCACATTGTGCATTTGCATGCGCATTCAGAAGCTGTCAACTTCTTTCTGTTATAAGTATaaaatttctaacattttccATGACCATAAAACGTGTAGACTAGTGTTTTCCTTATtcctttcaaataaaaaaggggATAGCAGAAAAGCATTTCCCGAGGGAAGGAGATAACAGAAAAGCACTCTAATTGGCCAAAAGAATGTTTTATACTATTGAGACATAGCCAGAAGGATAAAAGGTTCTGAACACCAAATAAaaggatttttctttctcattgaAGATACCGTTGTTCTTTGCCAGCCTGAGGGTGAAACTGGAAGTTTCTAAAAAAGTGAAGCTGAAAAATCTTCTCATATTTTTGAAGCAATGCTCCatcattttaatgaaaaaactGGGTTTACTACTTTGAGAACAGTCAAAAGCCTATTAAAAAGGTTATGCAGAATTGAACAAAATCTTTtccccatttcttttcttctcttacaCACCTCCTCATTTGAACTGAACATCCCCAAAGGTTATGCAGAATCCAAGCAGCCTTTAAACTTCAGTCTTTAAGATTCAATCCCAAAACAGAAAAACTTCACATAGCATTTACTTCATCAACCAATTCTTAATCTATCATCTAGTACCctaaaaaagaagtaaaaaagatAACAACTGAAACAAAGCTACATGATCGATTCTATGCGACtccgaaaaaaaaaaaaaacatcggAACGATTGGTACAATTCCAAACAGTGTAAATCACTAGAGTTCTAATGGCCAAAGAGACCATACgcattttatatttagtttaaacgtacaaaattttgtagaagaaataactttatgaaaaattaattttatgaacaACTGGGGCATTTGCATTCACTATCATTCTCCGTTCAGTCCCCATGAGTTAAGTATAAaatctcaaattgaaaaatagaaactgTTTGCAAAAATCCAACCAACCCAGATGAACAACAGCATCaattaaaacaatcaaaagaATATTCGCAATAATGAAATTTCTAATCCATTCCCCAATAATAGAAAACTCGATGCAGATCATCCCAtgcaaaaaaaactaaaaaccagaacaaaatcaaaataacataGTTCAGTCACTCCACCCAAAAATGAGCAAAACCCACCAAGAACTGACGCTGAAACATCAAGAAAACGGCatgatcaaataaaaaaatcaccgaattgaaacaaaaaaaaaaactagaaactGGGTATGATTTGTAACGATGTAGATAGATGAGAGAGCAGTGGGTTTCGATTAAAAGATCGTTTGGAAATGCAGAAACCGAAAATAATACCTGAGAAATTAGGAGGTGACGAATTAGAGGAATAAGTGGAGAAGAGTGATGATAAGAACTGGATCCAAATTCGTTGGCGCTTCTTTTGTGATGGCGAAAGGAATATACTcactgaatttttttttaaagaaatttgaaaaaaataaattcgaATGTCGAAatcaaaaacaacaacaacaataaatcGGTTTTGGAAGTTGGAAACTTGAAAGGAGTTGAATGATGTTGGAGTTAATGGATGCTAAGCCAGTGGGATTTCCTAACCATACAATCAAATTGTTGCCTAACCCTAGAAGAGTGATCACAAGACTTTATCACACCCATTGCTATTAATCTTATAGTTGGAGGGTCGAGTTACGAGTTTAAGGATACAAAATTTAACGGTTTAAAGTTTGAGAGTATAGCTAAAACttatactatatttgaaaaatggtttattattaaaaaaaaatattacaaacttGATGGTGAATTACTTAtgtaattaaacatatatgtgACTTATATTACTTCAATTCTTCTAATGTACGTAATGTTAcgtaaacttttcttttagtcTAAAAGACAAATTTCGTGGAATTCTTTTATCATCAAATTGTGACAACATGATCAAATTAGGTCGGAAAGATATATCACATCACATGATCAAAGGTTAGGATTTAAATAAGATTAATTACCTAACTATCctaatattttatgtattttagaCATTCCACTTAAGAGACTTGTCACCTAACATATCTCATAGTAtaacatttttatagtttgattTAAGAATtgtctaattataattataattttatattttgtttgctatatttgagtttttcttgttaatataaatatttttaaatagttttaaattttttctatcatcaaaattcctttttttttaatctttattttcttttacgaTTACcgttcaaaaacaaaatgttaaatacattcaaatattaaaataatttaaaatcaatttgttttctttggaTTTCAAgtcatataatttaaaattattcattaaaCATTTTCCTATAATAACAATCGGTAGCTGTATAAtggttaatatatttatataattatgtgTTAGTTAAGTTATACTTATTTTAACggttattaaaatttttaagtcTATATAGagtatgaaaatatttttgcaatttcaaTACAAAATAGCCTAAAAAATTAGGTAAGATTTGGCATCATTGCACGTGACaagcaagaaagaaagcaaCTTTGGTTTGGggtaagaaatagaaaatctaaaatataaggCTGTTTTGagtatagtttttatttgcttagtatagtttttatttggttttaaaatttcaaaatgttacgTTATTagatgaacattttaaaataaattaaaatatttacaaaagagaatatagtaaaattttaaattctatcaacgTAAATGTAGATATACTTCTATTGTTTATTAATgttattgataaaaacatatgagtgtttataattgataaagtataaaattttgctatattttgttaatttgcaCATTTAGACCATTCaacttaatttgaatttagtttccaTTTAgtcattttataattttacaaaatttacttAGGagtagttttgaattttatttaatacttacttcatattaaaactcttctttttttttctcatcattTGGCTGCTTCTTCcgtttcttttctctttacatAAACGGGCTATCTAACCCATTACTCTGAGGCACCTCATCGAGGatggagaaaaatattatcttcAAAATCATCTTTTGAGATCAAAGACTATCCAACGGAGAAAGACAAAGCTGCAATAACATGAACAACTTTGTTTAGTTGAATATGATGTTATAactccaaacaaaaaatttaaagatttgaattattaaaaaaacccTACAAAAACATGTTGTTGATTGTTCTATTAATACATCGTTTATcatgaatatatttttgtttcaattttgtttattgtttactTGCATCTAACTCTTGAAAGGTGGTTAATTTGGTTGGCAATTGCATCTCACCTTATTGAGGAGAAGAATGCAATTGATCATATCAACATGGAACCGAAGCATTTGAgaattatcttttttcttcttctagaCTCATGTGTTTAGAACTAGGTTGCTCggtgtatatttaattatgttgttAATTTTTCTGAGTTATTTTGGTCATCTTATCTCTGCCAGGGTGAAAGACgtgaaaattattgtttctcTAATTGAGTTTTAACCTTTGTTTTTCGGTGTATTGTTactgtttatttttgttttttcgataataaaaaaaaattatgacatAAATCTACCACTAccaattttatcaaaaaaaaaaaaaaaaaaaaaaagaaaaaaaagctacaaaatgatttatatgcgataacaattttatttagaaagggatttatgaaattataatttacaggtgaattttttatatttggaaagtaatttaaaatttagaaaattgtgatttatatatgataatttttatcttgaaaatagttatataatttatgaaattatgatttgtatgtgattttttaaaatttagaaactaacaaacattttttttatatctataagaatttttcttaaaattttaaaaaaaattatcatgtgattatttttattcagagagtaatttaaaatgaagaaaataaggatttatatgctataatttttttttgtatgattaagaaaatagatttaaattttttaaaaacaataaataaagaaaaacagtaAAACTTAGGGTAATTCCAACTCTATGATCCAAATACAGTAATCTAATTATTAGTAATACTAATCACATCCCACCAACTCCCATCTAATCTGATTAATTATCAGTAAGTATGAGAGTA of the Cucumis sativus cultivar 9930 chromosome 3, Cucumber_9930_V3, whole genome shotgun sequence genome contains:
- the LOC101212615 gene encoding sucrose-phosphatase 1, encoding MERLSASAHLMIVSDLDHTMVDHHDSENFSLLRFNTLWEANYRHNSLLVFSTGRSPTLYKELRKEKPMLTPDITIMSVGTEITYGLSMEPDVGWVEVLNQKWDKNIVVEEASKFSELTPQAESEQRPHKVSFYTQKDKAQAVTKALSESLEKRGLDVKIIYSGGIDLDILPQGAGKGQALAYLHKKFKSIGKLPNSTLVCGDSGNDAELFSIPDVFGVMVSNAQEELLQWHAENAKNNSKIIHASERCAAGIIQAIGHFNLGPNISLRDVKDFLDSKLETKSIGYEVVKFYLFYEKWRRAEVEESCLDHLKKSFNPSGVFIHPSGLEQSLADSLSSIQKQYGDSQGKQYRVWVDRVLPTKISPDSWLVKFDKWELSGKEQLCCRTTVILSSKDSNAAGEFVWLHIHQTWLEGSKSELSSTWLF